GAAATCGATCGTCGAAATCGAAATCGAAATCGAAATCGATCGTCGAAATCGAAATCGAAATCGAAATCGATCGTCGAAATCGAAATCGAAATCGAAATCGATCTCGCACTCGCACTCGCCCTCGTATCCCCATAAAAAAACCCGCCCCCCTTATTGTATGGCACGCAGTAGAGGGGGGCGGGTTTGTTGCACGGAGGTATTATGCAATGAGAACGTTGTTAGGTCAAAGGTGCTACGCTTTTTGGTTACGGGTCATAGTGTTCAGGGTGTGCTTCCTGAGACTACATTGGTCAATTCTTCTTTGCGGGCTTGATGTACTGATTCAGAGCGGACCATGAGGGGGCAGAGGGCTCGCTGCCGCGATGGTCAAAGCGATACGAGATGTTGCTGCGGGCCGCAACGACCTGCATGGTGATGCCGTTGTCTTCGATACTGAGATAGAGCCCCTCGTCTTCACGGGCGTCGAGTACGGCGGAAACGTTATTCACATGATCGGTGTAACGGACAACGCCGTCGGCAAGCATGTTGTCGAACTGCAGGTGGTAATCGGCAAGCGTCACTGCCTGTTCATTGATAGTCACTGTGCCGTCGGTCGTCGGACACACCATGGTCATGGTGGCGCCGGGGTCCTGTGCATATGCTCCTGCGGTCAGCAGAGGCAGGGCGATCATTATCGAAAAAAGCATCTTACGCATCTTGTATTCTCCTTCGTGTTGCCGCGTATTCTCAAATTGTCACGGCCGTTTTCAATGTCACCCGATATATATGAAAATACCATGCCAAAGTTCCGTTTTGCGGCATATGGCCGTTAAACCGTGGGGCAGATTTCGTCCCTGTGAAAATTGTGAACTTTTTGTGAAATCGATTCACAGCTCTTACAAGGAAAAGCCCGCCGCGCGAAGGAATTGCGGGCGGGCCTGTTATGTGTTATAGCCGGGGCGTGTGAGGTGTCAGGGCCAGCGGATCAGGGTTCCACGGCGTATTCGCGTTTGCCCATCGGAACGGCGCTGAAAAGCAGCTGATTGCCGTCGGTGAGGTATTTCCCGGCAACACGCTGGATGTCGGCGGAGATGACGGATTGCTGCTTGTCGTAGAGGAGATACGGGAGCAACGGGTTTCCGGAGTACATCATACCCAGGTTGAGAAGATCACCGCGTCCGCCAAAGCCGTAAAAAGCTTCCTGGGGACTGAAGAAATCCATGCCGATCTGATTCCTGGCGCCGATGATTTCCTCCTCCGTCGCGCCGTCAGCGGCAAGTGACTCGAGCAGCTGCATGATTTGCCGATACAGGGGTGTGAGCTTGGCTTCGGGTTTGACCGTGATGCTTATCCAGAAATTCCCACCGAGTTCCTGTGAACTCTGGTACGCTTCTGTCCGCACAATGGATGGATTGACCGAGACCATCCCCTGTTGTATGAGGGAATGCGCGGAGCCATTCAGAATTTTCGCCAGTACCTGCAGTGCCGCCTCATCCTCGTGGCCGTATCGGACAGAAGGAAATACCATGTGCAGGACATTGTATTCAAGCCGGTCTTCGCGGATAAAGGCGCTCTGTCCAATCGGTGTGAACGCGTCCGGAATGTCTTTCCACCGGGAAGCGATGCCAGCGGGAATGTCCCCGAATGCTTCCTTGATCATGCGCTTCACATCTGCAGCATCAAACTGTCCGCTGACCGTCAGACTGGCGTTCGAAGGCGAATAGAAACGTTTCATGAAGGATTGCACATCTTCGATGCGGATGGAATCCAGATCGTCGGCCTCACCGATGGTGCTGTGACGGTAAGGATGCCCCTCGGCGTAGAGTTCATGGTAAATCTGCTGCCTGAATGAGCCGAGAGACTGTTTTTTGCGTCGCTCATGCTCACGGGCAAGCGCAGCGATGATAGCGTCAAAATACTCGATGTTGACGGTTTCAGTCGCATTGCGCATGCGATCCGCCTCTATCGTCAACGCCTTCTTCATCATGGACGCGGGGAATACCGAGGCGATATTCAGCCAGTCGACTGAAGTACGCGCCTGGATGGATACCCCAGCCATGTCGCGCAAGCGCAGCAACTCTTCCCGAGGAACGGCCTGCGTCCCTGTCAGAAGCAGTTCGCCCGCAATATTCGCAATGCCGGTTTTCCCCTTTGTATCACGCGAAGAACCGGCGCGATAGGCCAGGTTGACCGAAATCAACGGCAGCGTGCTGTCCGGATGCAGCACCACCTGCAGTCCGTTTGTCAGTGAAAAAACTTCATGAACCGGACGGTAGCTCTGTCCCTGCACCATGGCCGGCACACAGAGCAACACAATCAATAGTATTGTCTTGTTCGTTTTCATCCCATCAAAATACTTCGTCCCATCCATACCGCGCAATGCAGGAGAGAATACGAGTGCGAGAGCGAGAGCGAAATCGAGAGCGAGGGCGAAATCGAGAGCGAGGGCGAAATCGAGAGCGAGGGCGAAATCGAGAGCGAGGGCGAAATCGAGAGCGAGAGCGAAACGAAGCCGGAAAATCGAAATCGATGGCGGTAGATCGATTCCCCTGCTGCTTACACGCCCGAAATTGTCCCATTCTCCGCGTAAATCCGTAAGATCCGTGAAAAATCCGTGTTCCCATTGAACACGGTCCATTTGACTTCGAGGCGTGTTTCGGTTATGTTGTGGGCTCTCGGGGTGCTGTCCGCGAAAAAATGGACAGCTGAGATCATACCCGTCGAACCTGACCCGGATAATGCCGGCGTAGGGAAGGAAGCTCCCCCCGCCGTTGTTCTGCTTCATGCAGGGTCAACGGTTTTTTCTTTCCTCCCCCATCTGAGCCGTGCCAGGGTCGAGTTCCAGTGTCACTCAAGATAGGAGTTTGTTATGAGGACAGTCTGGATTCTCGCCCTTGCAGTTTTTGTTTCGCTGCAGGGTGTATCCGCACAAGACCTGAGCGGAACGGTACGTGACGCGCGTACCGGTTCACCGCTCCCAGCCGCCAATGTCGTACTCTCGCCAGCGGGCAATGCGCCCACGGGCAAGGCGCCCACGGGCAAGGCGCCCATGGGCAGGGGCATGCCGACCGACCGGTCGGGGCAGTTTCTTTTCGAAGATCTCGATGCCGGTACGTACACCGTGCGCGTCAGTTATGTTGGCTACAGTACCTTCGAGCAGGAAATCTCCATCTCGGGGGATCGCCTGCTGAACATTCGCCTGCAGGCGAAACCGATGCCGGGACCGGAGATCGAGATTTCCGCCATGAAAGCGCGTGAGCGTTTTTCCCCGGTCACATTTTCCGAACTGAAGCGGGAGGACCTTGAAAGTGAGTACTTCGTGCAGGATATCCCCGTCATGCTGTCGGATCTGCCTTCGGTAACGTATTATTCCGAAGGTGGCAGCGGACTGGGATACAATTATCTCCGCATTCGCGGTTTCGATCAACGCCGCCTCGCAGTGATGGTCAACGGTGTTCCGCAGAACGATCCGGAAGATCACAATGTGTACTGGATCGATTTTGTGGATCTGCTCGGCAATACCGAGGAAATCCAGGTGCAACGCGGTGCGGGAAGCGCATTCTACGGTCCCCCCGCCATCGGCGGCTCCATCAACATCGTCACCGGCGACTTCGCCAATCGAAAGGGCATCACCGTCAGCAGCGGCGCGGGAAGCTACAACACGCAGCGCTTTGCGCTTGCAGTGGGATCCGGTCTGGTGGACGACACCTACACCTTCTTCGGTCGGCTGTCGAGCATGAGCACTGACGGCTACCGGGACCATTCCTACATGAAAGCGAGCTCCTATTACTTCGCGGCCACCCGCTACGACGAGAATTTCACAACGCGTATCAATGCGTACGGGGGACCGCTGGAAGACGGACTCGTGTACTACGGTCTGCCGAAATTCGCGATCGAAAATCG
The sequence above is a segment of the bacterium genome. Coding sequences within it:
- a CDS encoding insulinase family protein; the protein is MDRVQWEHGFFTDLTDLRGEWDNFGRVSSRGIDLPPSISIFRLRFALALDFALALDFALALDFALALDFALALDFALALALVFSPALRGMDGTKYFDGMKTNKTILLIVLLCVPAMVQGQSYRPVHEVFSLTNGLQVVLHPDSTLPLISVNLAYRAGSSRDTKGKTGIANIAGELLLTGTQAVPREELLRLRDMAGVSIQARTSVDWLNIASVFPASMMKKALTIEADRMRNATETVNIEYFDAIIAALAREHERRKKQSLGSFRQQIYHELYAEGHPYRHSTIGEADDLDSIRIEDVQSFMKRFYSPSNASLTVSGQFDAADVKRMIKEAFGDIPAGIASRWKDIPDAFTPIGQSAFIREDRLEYNVLHMVFPSVRYGHEDEAALQVLAKILNGSAHSLIQQGMVSVNPSIVRTEAYQSSQELGGNFWISITVKPEAKLTPLYRQIMQLLESLAADGATEEEIIGARNQIGMDFFSPQEAFYGFGGRGDLLNLGMMYSGNPLLPYLLYDKQQSVISADIQRVAGKYLTDGNQLLFSAVPMGKREYAVEP